The Hymenobacter sp. 5317J-9 genome has a window encoding:
- a CDS encoding DUF4385 domain-containing protein, with protein MPFDYTLDFHTVDFRQHPELYRVGRGEQGVLLVQPYKGEILPHWRFKDAAAARESSETIYALFEAYLKAHDFVGADMARKFIQMGFTRARRYANHKGGKKYAGPVPDDKKGQSGAHGRAELPRTTHPDPDKVEAAAIFKRKWDQAKTNPEYLRQKEAFIEKYGK; from the coding sequence ATGCCCTTCGACTACACCCTCGATTTCCATACGGTCGACTTCCGCCAGCACCCCGAGCTGTACCGGGTGGGCCGGGGCGAGCAGGGCGTGCTGCTGGTGCAGCCCTACAAGGGCGAAATTTTGCCCCACTGGCGCTTCAAAGACGCCGCGGCGGCCCGGGAGTCGTCGGAGACGATTTACGCGCTATTTGAGGCGTATTTGAAAGCCCACGATTTTGTGGGCGCCGACATGGCCCGCAAATTCATCCAGATGGGCTTTACGCGGGCCCGGCGCTACGCCAACCACAAAGGCGGCAAGAAGTACGCCGGCCCTGTGCCCGACGACAAAAAGGGCCAGAGCGGCGCTCACGGCCGCGCCGAATTGCCCCGCACCACGCACCCCGACCCGGACAAGGTGGAAGCCGCTGCCATTTTCAAGCGCAAGTGGGACCAGGCCAAAACAAATCCCGAGTACCTGCGCCAGAAGGAAGCCTTCATCGAGAAGTACGGCAAATAA
- a CDS encoding Ig-like domain-containing domain, with translation MSVRAELLALLALVALLDGCAAVAPPLGGPRDRTPPRRISSSPDSAARNVSQQFVRLNFSEPVVTKDLSKNLLITPQLPEDNSYKLREDRNSITLLFDKPLDPNTTYSFNFRDGVVDITEGLPAKNAVLNFSTGAVLDSGRVSGLLTDVLTLKPVGEASIGLYREADTAGVRRGRPYYTTLTDKEGKFSLGFLKAGTYKIYAVGDKNNNGRYDDGEKIAYLPAPITIVGSTGQPLSLSFTRPDRRPPLLTTRTPSPTQVRLNFNEGLRSAVLAPLGGSASAAAVTEAAQLTDRGRGLILYKTPAVGDGRYLLTMTDSTGNVGRDTLAVKFPVPPASARKVANPPLYSVEGSPRSVFPEGMVRFQFAVPVRVAADKPFGTLVEDSLRRRPLRLPADGTLSADRSQLTVRFNSRARNRLDILLDSTAITTITGQNLRLKPLRLGISQQDVSTSLGGPITTKAKNFELQLLDDKYQVVASLASPKGRYVFSDIAPGTYRLRVLIDADGDGRWRDGDPNLLLPAEPVYIHPRPQQVRAGFDLEEPLSF, from the coding sequence ATGTCCGTTCGCGCTGAACTGCTGGCTTTGCTGGCGCTGGTTGCCCTGCTTGATGGCTGCGCCGCCGTGGCCCCACCCCTGGGCGGCCCGCGCGACCGCACGCCCCCGCGCCGCATCAGCAGCTCGCCCGACAGCGCGGCCCGCAACGTGAGCCAGCAGTTTGTGCGGCTCAATTTTTCGGAGCCTGTCGTGACCAAGGACTTGAGCAAAAACCTGCTCATTACGCCCCAGCTGCCCGAAGACAACTCCTACAAGCTGCGCGAAGACCGCAACTCCATCACGCTGCTCTTCGACAAGCCCCTCGACCCGAACACCACCTACAGCTTCAACTTCCGCGACGGCGTGGTGGACATTACCGAAGGCCTGCCCGCCAAAAACGCCGTGCTGAACTTCAGCACCGGCGCCGTGCTGGATTCTGGGCGGGTGAGCGGCCTGCTCACCGATGTGCTCACGCTGAAGCCCGTGGGCGAAGCCAGCATCGGCCTCTACCGCGAGGCCGACACGGCCGGCGTGCGCCGCGGCCGACCCTACTACACTACCCTCACCGACAAAGAAGGCAAATTCAGCCTGGGCTTTTTGAAGGCCGGGACGTACAAAATCTACGCCGTAGGCGACAAGAACAACAACGGCCGCTACGACGACGGCGAGAAAATAGCCTACCTGCCCGCGCCCATTACCATCGTCGGCAGCACCGGTCAGCCCCTTTCCCTCAGCTTCACGCGGCCCGACCGGCGCCCGCCGCTGCTCACTACCCGCACGCCCAGCCCCACGCAGGTGCGCCTGAACTTCAACGAAGGCCTGCGCTCGGCGGTACTGGCGCCGTTGGGCGGCAGCGCCTCGGCCGCCGCCGTGACCGAGGCGGCGCAGCTCACCGACCGCGGCCGCGGCCTCATTCTTTACAAAACGCCCGCCGTGGGCGACGGGCGCTACCTCCTCACCATGACCGACAGCACCGGCAACGTGGGCCGCGACACGCTGGCGGTGAAGTTTCCGGTGCCGCCGGCTTCGGCCCGCAAGGTGGCCAACCCGCCGCTGTATTCGGTGGAAGGCTCGCCGCGCAGCGTGTTTCCCGAAGGCATGGTGCGCTTTCAGTTTGCCGTGCCCGTGCGCGTGGCCGCCGACAAGCCCTTCGGCACGCTGGTGGAAGACTCCCTGCGCCGCCGCCCCCTGCGCCTGCCCGCCGACGGCACCCTCAGCGCCGACCGCAGCCAGCTCACCGTGCGCTTCAACAGCCGGGCCCGGAACCGCCTCGACATTCTGCTCGACAGCACGGCCATTACCACCATCACCGGCCAGAACCTGCGCCTGAAGCCCCTGCGCCTCGGCATCAGCCAGCAGGACGTATCCACCAGTCTGGGGGGTCCTATTACGACCAAGGCAAAGAATTTTGAGCTGCAATTGCTCGACGATAAATACCAGGTAGTGGCCAGCCTGGCGTCGCCCAAAGGCCGCTACGTCTTTTCCGACATTGCGCCCGGCACCTACCGCCTGCGCGTACTCATCGACGCTGACGGCGACGGGCGCTGGCGCGACGGCGACCCCAACCTGCTGCTCCCCGCCGAGCCCGTGTACATCCACCCGCGCCCCCAGCAGGTGCGCGCCGGCTTCGACCTCGAGGAGCCACTTAGCTTTTAA
- a CDS encoding class I SAM-dependent methyltransferase, with amino-acid sequence MSYERLDNCPVCGKSEFRNKLVVEDRTVSHESFAIVQCAGCGFQFTNPRPQEADIGRYYESDDYVSHNSAAVGLVNQAYKVARFFTMRRKVGLLNKFAPRRGKLLDYGCGTGHFLAAAKAARWQVAGLEPNARAREEASQRLGQPIGQESLAQFQPGTFDAITLWHVLEHIHTLNETLAQLVALLKPDGVLLIAVPNVESLDAQHYRELWAAYDVPRHLYHFAPKTMAQLLKKHKLFVRETLPMPLDAYYVSMLSEKYKAERAGGLLTVLKAGYKSNQYAEQHEGQYSSLLYVAGRRTPAA; translated from the coding sequence GTGTCCTACGAACGTTTAGACAACTGCCCGGTGTGCGGCAAAAGCGAGTTTCGCAACAAGCTGGTGGTGGAAGACCGCACGGTGAGCCACGAAAGCTTCGCCATTGTGCAATGCGCGGGCTGCGGGTTTCAATTCACCAATCCGCGGCCGCAGGAGGCCGACATCGGCCGCTACTACGAATCCGACGACTACGTGTCGCACAACAGCGCCGCCGTGGGCCTCGTGAACCAGGCTTACAAAGTGGCCCGCTTCTTCACCATGCGCCGCAAGGTGGGGCTGCTGAATAAGTTTGCGCCCCGCCGCGGCAAGCTGCTCGACTACGGTTGCGGCACGGGGCACTTCCTGGCCGCGGCCAAGGCGGCGCGCTGGCAGGTGGCCGGCCTGGAGCCCAATGCCCGCGCCCGCGAGGAAGCCAGCCAGCGCCTCGGCCAACCCATCGGGCAGGAAAGCCTGGCCCAATTTCAGCCCGGCACCTTCGATGCCATTACGCTCTGGCATGTGCTGGAGCATATTCATACCCTGAACGAAACGCTGGCCCAGCTGGTGGCTTTGCTGAAGCCCGACGGCGTGCTACTCATTGCCGTGCCCAACGTGGAAAGCCTCGATGCCCAGCACTACCGCGAGTTGTGGGCCGCCTATGACGTGCCGCGCCACCTCTACCACTTCGCGCCCAAAACCATGGCCCAGCTGCTCAAAAAGCACAAGTTGTTCGTGCGCGAAACGCTGCCTATGCCCCTCGACGCCTACTACGTGAGCATGCTTAGCGAGAAGTATAAGGCCGAGCGCGCCGGCGGCCTGCTCACGGTGCTGAAGGCCGGCTACAAATCGAACCAATACGCGGAGCAGCACGAGGGGCAGTATTCGAGCCTGCTCTACGTGGCCGGGCGGCGCACCCCGGCGGCCTGA
- the mnmG gene encoding tRNA uridine-5-carboxymethylaminomethyl(34) synthesis enzyme MnmG yields MFQTSEYDVIVVGAGHAGCEAAAAAANLGSKVLLVTMNMNTIAQMSCNPAMGGVAKGQIVREIDALGGQSGIITDQTMIQFRMLNRSKGPAMWSPRAQSDRMRFAEAWRLALEGIANVDFWQEAVTGLVVENDAVVGVKTQLGIEFRGKSVVLTNGTFLNGLIHIGEKNFGGGRAAEKGSRGITEQLVELGFEAGRMKTGTPPRVDGRSLDYSKMEAQGGDEVPSKFSYLDTPRLTQQRPCYITYTNERVHDILREGFEKSPMFQGRIKGLGPRYCPSVEDKINRFADKDRHQIFVEPEGWSTVECYVNGFSSSLPEDVQYRALREIAGFENAKMFRPGYAIEYDFFPPTQLALTLETKRVQNLYFAGQINGTTGYEEAACQGLMAGINAHNKVHGKAPFVLKRSEAYIGVLIDDLVNKGTDEPYRMFTSRAEHRILLRQDNADLRLTPLGHSLGLASDERLERVRMKEAQTAEIGALFQKFAIEPAEINPLLVELGSAEIHEKTRAVNLLRRPNVELADLRRALPALNEALAAYDAEALEQAIINIKYETYLQKEQQQAERMQELENFVIQGRLDYRAMPALSHEAREKLLKIQPETIGQASRISGISPADVSVLMVYLGR; encoded by the coding sequence ATGTTTCAAACCTCCGAATACGACGTCATTGTAGTGGGCGCGGGCCACGCCGGCTGCGAAGCCGCTGCCGCCGCCGCCAACCTCGGCTCGAAAGTGCTGCTGGTGACGATGAACATGAACACCATCGCCCAGATGTCGTGCAACCCCGCGATGGGCGGCGTGGCCAAGGGCCAGATTGTCCGCGAAATCGACGCGCTGGGCGGCCAGTCGGGCATCATCACTGACCAGACCATGATTCAGTTTCGGATGCTGAATCGCTCGAAAGGCCCCGCCATGTGGAGCCCGCGCGCGCAAAGCGACCGCATGCGCTTCGCCGAAGCCTGGCGCCTGGCCCTGGAAGGCATCGCCAACGTGGATTTCTGGCAGGAAGCCGTGACCGGCCTCGTGGTGGAAAACGACGCGGTGGTGGGCGTGAAAACCCAGCTCGGCATCGAGTTCCGGGGCAAGTCGGTGGTGCTGACCAACGGCACCTTCCTGAACGGCCTCATCCACATCGGCGAGAAGAACTTCGGCGGTGGCCGGGCGGCCGAGAAAGGCAGCCGCGGCATCACCGAGCAGTTGGTGGAGCTGGGCTTTGAAGCCGGCCGCATGAAAACCGGCACCCCGCCCCGCGTGGACGGCCGCAGCCTCGACTATTCCAAAATGGAAGCGCAGGGCGGCGACGAGGTGCCGAGCAAGTTCTCCTATCTCGATACGCCGCGCCTCACGCAGCAACGCCCCTGCTACATCACCTACACCAACGAGCGGGTGCACGACATCCTGCGCGAAGGTTTCGAGAAGTCGCCCATGTTTCAGGGCCGCATCAAGGGCTTGGGTCCGCGCTACTGCCCCAGCGTGGAGGACAAAATCAACCGCTTCGCTGACAAGGACCGCCACCAGATTTTTGTGGAGCCCGAAGGCTGGAGCACCGTGGAATGCTACGTGAACGGCTTTTCGAGCTCGCTGCCCGAGGACGTGCAGTACCGCGCCCTGCGCGAAATCGCGGGCTTCGAGAACGCCAAGATGTTCCGCCCCGGCTACGCCATCGAATACGATTTCTTCCCGCCCACGCAGCTGGCGCTCACGCTCGAAACCAAGCGCGTGCAGAACCTCTATTTCGCGGGCCAGATTAACGGCACTACGGGCTACGAGGAGGCCGCCTGCCAGGGCCTGATGGCCGGCATCAACGCCCACAACAAGGTCCACGGCAAGGCGCCCTTCGTCCTCAAAAGGAGCGAAGCCTACATCGGCGTGCTCATCGACGACCTCGTGAACAAGGGCACCGACGAGCCCTACCGCATGTTCACCAGCCGCGCCGAGCACCGCATCCTGCTACGTCAGGACAACGCCGACCTGCGCCTCACGCCCCTGGGCCATAGCCTGGGCCTGGCCTCCGATGAGCGCCTGGAGCGCGTGCGGATGAAGGAAGCCCAGACCGCCGAAATCGGCGCGCTGTTCCAGAAATTCGCCATCGAGCCCGCCGAAATCAACCCGCTGCTGGTGGAGCTGGGCTCGGCCGAAATTCACGAGAAAACCCGTGCCGTGAATCTGCTGCGCCGCCCCAACGTGGAGCTGGCCGACCTGCGCCGCGCCCTGCCCGCGCTGAATGAAGCCCTGGCCGCTTACGACGCCGAGGCGCTGGAGCAGGCCATCATCAACATCAAGTACGAAACCTACCTGCAGAAGGAGCAGCAACAGGCCGAGCGCATGCAGGAGCTGGAAAACTTCGTGATTCAAGGCCGGCTCGACTACCGCGCCATGCCCGCTCTCTCGCACGAGGCCCGCGAAAAGCTCCTCAAGATTCAGCCCGAGACTATCGGGCAGGCCTCCCGCATTAGCGGCATCTCGCCCGCCGATGTGTCGGTGCTGATGGTGTATTTGGGCCGGTAA
- a CDS encoding GNAT family N-acetyltransferase: MSAFPSELPIIRGEALDFYLAQGYYRMQQELFTCHFVPFAGRLYTAHWLRLALGRISWGPEQRALLRRNARFSATIRQFRITTEYEELYARYRASINFDAAPTIEAVLLGGEAHNVFNTQVIELRDGERLIAAGVFDRGERTLAGILNFYDPAYRKHSLGKYLLLLKTDHARRQHLDYYYPGYLVHGYPKFDYKLFACPAATEVFDSVRGLWLPFSWDVVTAHSAELLADWLPEELGGLTV; this comes from the coding sequence ATGTCCGCTTTTCCTTCCGAGCTACCCATCATTCGCGGCGAAGCCCTGGATTTCTACCTCGCCCAGGGCTACTATCGGATGCAGCAGGAGCTGTTCACCTGCCACTTCGTGCCGTTTGCGGGCCGCCTCTACACGGCGCACTGGTTGCGGCTGGCGCTGGGCCGCATCAGTTGGGGGCCGGAGCAACGGGCGCTGCTGCGCCGCAACGCCCGCTTTTCGGCCACCATTCGCCAATTCCGCATTACAACTGAATACGAAGAGTTGTACGCCCGCTACCGCGCCTCCATCAACTTCGACGCCGCTCCCACCATCGAAGCCGTGCTGCTCGGCGGGGAGGCGCACAACGTCTTCAATACCCAGGTCATTGAGCTGCGCGACGGCGAGCGCCTGATTGCCGCCGGCGTCTTCGACCGCGGCGAGCGCACCCTGGCCGGCATCCTCAATTTCTACGACCCGGCCTACCGCAAGCACAGCCTCGGCAAGTACCTGCTGCTGCTGAAAACCGACCACGCCCGCCGCCAGCACCTCGACTATTATTACCCCGGCTACCTGGTGCACGGCTACCCCAAGTTCGACTACAAGCTCTTCGCCTGCCCGGCCGCCACCGAAGTGTTCGACAGCGTGCGGGGCCTGTGGCTGCCGTTTTCCTGGGACGTCGTAACAGCCCATTCAGCCGAGTTGCTGGCCGACTGGCTGCCGGAAGAATTGGGCGGCCTCACGGTATAG
- the ybeY gene encoding rRNA maturation RNase YbeY produces the protein MMSHPPVGPPHHDNFPPGELHHEAPGIEFMVEDVPEFELADAEELIGWIERVAAVHEHRIVQLTYIFCSDDYLHQLNVEYLDHDTLTDVITFDNSDDADILEGDIFISVERVRDNAHDLGVSFRDELHRVMIHGVLHLLGYHDKDLLSQTAMRKKEDDCLSLRTF, from the coding sequence ATGATGAGTCACCCGCCGGTGGGGCCGCCCCACCACGACAACTTTCCTCCCGGCGAGCTTCACCACGAAGCCCCGGGCATTGAGTTCATGGTGGAAGACGTGCCCGAATTCGAGCTCGCCGACGCCGAGGAGCTCATTGGCTGGATTGAGCGCGTGGCGGCTGTGCATGAGCACCGCATCGTGCAGCTGACGTACATCTTCTGCTCCGACGACTACCTGCATCAGCTCAACGTCGAGTACCTCGACCACGACACGCTGACCGACGTCATCACCTTCGATAACTCCGACGACGCCGACATCTTGGAAGGCGACATCTTCATCAGCGTGGAGCGCGTGCGCGACAACGCCCATGACCTAGGTGTGAGTTTCCGCGACGAATTGCACCGCGTCATGATTCACGGCGTGCTGCACCTGCTCGGCTACCACGACAAAGACCTGCTGAGCCAGACAGCCATGCGCAAAAAGGAAGACGACTGCCTGTCGCTGCGCACTTTTTAG
- a CDS encoding ATP-binding protein, which translates to MKQVKIQIPSLVENIRVVESFIDNSKDTFQIEDDIYGNIMVAVTEAVNNAIRHGNKFDKDKNVYLSLYVEPQQLKFEIEDEGAGFNYDNLDDPTAPENLENPGGRGIFLIRHLADEVEFSKEGRRVQLTFQLTPAPADETPTTDHVAA; encoded by the coding sequence ATGAAGCAGGTAAAAATTCAGATTCCGTCGCTCGTTGAAAATATCCGCGTGGTCGAGAGTTTCATTGACAACTCCAAGGATACCTTTCAGATTGAGGACGATATCTACGGCAACATCATGGTGGCCGTGACCGAAGCGGTGAACAACGCCATTCGCCACGGCAACAAGTTCGACAAAGACAAAAACGTCTACCTGTCGCTTTACGTGGAGCCGCAGCAGCTCAAATTTGAGATTGAGGACGAGGGCGCGGGCTTCAATTACGACAACCTTGACGACCCCACGGCACCCGAAAACCTGGAGAACCCGGGGGGCCGCGGCATTTTCCTTATCCGCCATTTGGCCGATGAGGTAGAGTTCAGCAAAGAAGGCCGCCGCGTGCAGCTCACCTTCCAGCTCACGCCCGCCCCCGCCGACGAAACCCCGACCACCGACCACGTGGCCGCTTAA
- a CDS encoding DUF4175 family protein, with product MAMLMERGAAAAEYPALARVRTELEAFKRKFYLNLLVRGGLVAGGLLLTFFVVFNGLEYFLYLPTAVRAGLLFGFIGLTIYSFARWIWTPLAALTNLRRLLSDEQAARRVGELFPDVQDRLLNALQLQGQARDNALIAASLEQRAAQMGNISFANGIDIKQQSKPLWKYAAVPAAVLLLLLAFYPSFLVQGTERIWHYKRAYSPPAPFQFLIKNPKLTAFRGEDFTLDVAVAGNALPADVSIAYNDGERRLSKVAGRGDQFRYTFEQPQGNVTFQLKGAGFASPEYELTVLERPNLRDFKVNITYPAYTGKAAETIENGGNLTVPEGSTVRWEFATAATDELALVFQNPDETLAATGDDGTFVAVRRVLHSQPYLLRLKNPASLNRDPISYQLTAVPDLAPTLTLEAFADTVTRRYLALGGTVRDDYGLTRLALHYALRRDGQGPNAAPSRQGTVALALPRESSGTYAYTWNLNPLNLRPGDRLEYYVEAWDNDGVHGPKATRTRPAEFRLPGRREMRQELNAQAESVASQMSQAAKQSEKLERELAKAQDKLKTKRDMSFQDRKQLENMLEQKNQMNQQMEQMQKMFEQLQQKQDQANPKSEELAKKAEELKKLMADLLDPETKKLYDKLKKLLEEQKQPDAEMQKLLQQLENKEDTLQKELDRALEMFKQMQLEQKVEETANKLDELAKDEEKLAEKTQQNDKGNPDNKLSNQEQKAQQEQLKQQQAENQKEFEDLKKDLQDLKQMDKELGDQNGMDEQKPDQEQTDQDMQESQQQLGKNQNSKAAAKQKSAAQRMKKMAQKMRDQMSEEESDQAQQNIDDLRDILENLLTLSFDQENLMKDFRRVDQSDPRFVQLGQTQRKLRDDAKIIQDSLYALAKKEPKIQSFVTREVGEMNGRMDESLTHIQQRDPGRATATQQQAMTSMNNLALMLQGSLDQMQQEQQAGKGQPQDGQGKPGKKKGKGKGQGQGSKPGPGNMGKMQQQLNEQIQKLSQSGKQGRQMSEELAKLAAQQQMLRQAMQQLDKLQQGQGKPGGKPGQGQAGEGKDGKEGTKEGKEGGQNGKDGKGEEGGGGTGDIKKMMEQTETDLVNKRLTEETIMRQQQILTRLLEVEKSARERDQDTKREAQAAQYKPPVFPPAFDKYKGSKERQTELLRSTPPNLTPYYQREVGEYFQKIK from the coding sequence ATGGCGATGCTGATGGAGCGCGGCGCTGCGGCGGCCGAGTACCCCGCCCTGGCGCGGGTGCGAACGGAGCTGGAAGCCTTCAAGCGCAAGTTTTACCTGAACCTGCTGGTGCGCGGCGGGCTGGTGGCCGGCGGGCTGCTGCTCACGTTTTTCGTGGTGTTCAACGGGCTCGAATATTTCCTCTACCTGCCCACGGCGGTGCGGGCGGGGCTGCTCTTCGGATTCATCGGCCTCACGATTTACAGCTTTGCGCGCTGGATTTGGACGCCGTTGGCCGCCCTCACCAACCTGCGCCGGCTGCTGAGCGACGAGCAGGCGGCCAGAAGGGTAGGGGAGCTTTTCCCCGACGTGCAGGACCGCCTGCTGAACGCCCTGCAGCTGCAGGGCCAGGCCCGCGACAATGCCCTCATTGCGGCCAGCCTAGAACAGCGCGCCGCCCAAATGGGCAATATCTCCTTTGCCAACGGCATCGACATCAAGCAGCAGAGCAAGCCGCTGTGGAAATACGCGGCCGTGCCCGCGGCCGTGCTGCTGCTGTTGCTGGCGTTTTATCCCAGCTTTTTGGTGCAGGGCACCGAGCGCATCTGGCACTACAAGCGGGCCTACTCGCCGCCGGCACCGTTTCAGTTCTTGATTAAAAACCCCAAGCTCACGGCATTTCGGGGCGAAGATTTTACGCTGGATGTGGCCGTGGCGGGCAATGCGCTGCCGGCCGATGTAAGCATTGCCTACAACGACGGCGAGCGTCGCCTGAGCAAGGTGGCCGGCCGCGGCGACCAGTTTCGCTACACCTTCGAGCAGCCGCAAGGCAATGTGACCTTTCAGCTCAAGGGAGCGGGATTTGCTTCGCCGGAATACGAGTTGACGGTGCTGGAACGGCCCAACCTGCGCGACTTCAAAGTCAACATCACCTACCCGGCCTACACCGGCAAAGCCGCCGAAACCATCGAAAACGGCGGCAACCTGACGGTGCCGGAAGGCAGCACGGTGCGCTGGGAATTTGCCACGGCGGCCACCGATGAGCTGGCGCTGGTGTTCCAGAACCCGGACGAGACGCTGGCCGCCACCGGCGACGATGGCACCTTCGTGGCCGTGCGGCGGGTGCTGCACTCCCAGCCCTACCTGCTGCGCCTGAAAAACCCGGCCAGCCTGAACCGCGACCCCATTTCCTACCAGCTCACGGCCGTGCCGGATTTAGCGCCCACGCTCACGCTGGAAGCCTTTGCCGACACCGTGACGCGTCGCTACCTGGCCCTGGGCGGTACCGTGCGCGACGACTACGGCCTGACCCGTCTGGCGCTGCACTACGCCCTGCGGCGCGACGGGCAAGGCCCCAATGCGGCGCCCAGCCGCCAGGGAACCGTGGCGTTGGCACTGCCGCGTGAGAGCTCGGGCACCTACGCCTACACCTGGAACCTCAACCCGCTGAACCTGCGGCCCGGCGACCGGCTGGAATACTACGTGGAGGCTTGGGACAACGACGGCGTGCACGGGCCGAAGGCCACGCGCACCCGCCCGGCGGAGTTCCGCCTGCCCGGCCGGCGCGAGATGCGCCAAGAGCTGAACGCCCAGGCCGAATCGGTGGCCAGCCAGATGAGCCAGGCCGCCAAGCAAAGCGAAAAGCTGGAGCGCGAGCTGGCCAAGGCCCAGGACAAGCTCAAGACCAAGCGCGACATGAGCTTCCAGGACCGGAAGCAGCTGGAAAACATGCTGGAACAAAAAAACCAGATGAACCAGCAAATGGAGCAGATGCAGAAGATGTTTGAGCAGCTGCAGCAGAAGCAAGACCAGGCCAACCCTAAAAGCGAGGAGCTGGCCAAGAAGGCCGAGGAGCTAAAAAAGCTGATGGCCGACCTGCTCGACCCCGAAACCAAGAAGCTCTACGACAAGCTGAAAAAGCTGCTGGAAGAGCAAAAGCAGCCCGATGCCGAGATGCAAAAGTTGCTGCAGCAGCTCGAAAACAAGGAAGATACTTTGCAGAAGGAGCTGGACCGCGCGCTTGAAATGTTCAAGCAGATGCAGCTGGAGCAGAAGGTGGAGGAAACCGCCAATAAGCTCGACGAGTTGGCCAAGGACGAAGAAAAGCTGGCCGAAAAAACCCAGCAGAACGACAAGGGAAACCCCGACAACAAACTTTCGAACCAAGAGCAAAAGGCTCAGCAGGAGCAGCTGAAGCAGCAGCAGGCCGAGAACCAAAAGGAGTTTGAGGACCTGAAAAAAGACCTGCAGGACCTCAAGCAGATGGACAAGGAGCTCGGCGACCAGAACGGCATGGATGAGCAAAAGCCCGACCAGGAGCAGACCGACCAGGACATGCAGGAAAGCCAGCAACAGCTCGGCAAAAACCAGAACTCAAAGGCCGCCGCCAAGCAGAAAAGCGCCGCCCAGCGCATGAAAAAGATGGCGCAGAAAATGCGCGACCAGATGAGCGAGGAAGAAAGCGACCAGGCCCAACAGAACATCGACGACCTGCGCGACATCCTCGAAAACCTGCTCACCCTGAGCTTCGACCAGGAAAACCTGATGAAGGATTTCCGCCGGGTAGACCAGTCCGACCCGCGCTTCGTACAGCTGGGCCAGACCCAGCGCAAGCTGCGCGACGACGCCAAAATCATTCAGGACTCGCTCTACGCCTTGGCCAAGAAAGAGCCCAAAATCCAGAGCTTCGTGACCCGCGAGGTGGGCGAGATGAACGGCCGCATGGACGAGTCGCTCACCCACATTCAGCAGCGTGACCCCGGCCGCGCCACCGCCACCCAGCAGCAGGCCATGACCAGCATGAACAACCTGGCCCTGATGCTGCAAGGCTCCCTCGACCAGATGCAGCAGGAGCAGCAGGCCGGCAAAGGCCAGCCGCAGGACGGCCAGGGCAAGCCCGGCAAGAAAAAAGGCAAGGGCAAAGGGCAGGGCCAGGGCAGCAAGCCCGGCCCCGGCAACATGGGCAAGATGCAGCAGCAACTCAACGAGCAGATTCAGAAGCTCTCGCAAAGCGGCAAGCAGGGCCGGCAGATGTCAGAAGAGCTGGCCAAGCTGGCCGCCCAGCAGCAGATGCTGCGACAAGCCATGCAGCAGCTCGACAAGCTGCAACAGGGGCAGGGCAAGCCCGGCGGCAAACCCGGCCAGGGCCAGGCCGGCGAAGGCAAAGACGGCAAGGAGGGCACCAAGGAAGGAAAAGAAGGCGGCCAGAACGGCAAGGACGGCAAAGGCGAAGAGGGCGGGGGCGGCACCGGCGACATCAAAAAGATGATGGAGCAAACCGAAACCGACCTCGTGAACAAGCGCCTCACCGAGGAAACCATCATGCGCCAGCAGCAAATCCTGACCCGCCTGCTGGAAGTGGAAAAATCGGCCCGCGAGCGCGACCAGGACACCAAGCGCGAAGCCCAGGCCGCTCAGTATAAACCCCCGGTTTTTCCGCCGGCGTTTGATAAATACAAGGGCAGCAAGGAACGCCAGACAGAACTTCTACGTAGTACACCCCCGAACCTCACCCCGTACTACCAGCGCGAAGTGGGGGAGTATTTCCAGAAAATCAAGTAA